In Amaranthus tricolor cultivar Red isolate AtriRed21 chromosome 3, ASM2621246v1, whole genome shotgun sequence, a single window of DNA contains:
- the LOC130807291 gene encoding uncharacterized protein LOC130807291 yields the protein MSSVRSRSWIVMAAVEGMKDHGYARWNHTIRSLQQYTKNNIRSYSQAKKLSGPSSSVISQNVRDHKLKQSEESLRKVMYLSCWGPN from the coding sequence ATGAGTTCAGTAAGAAGTAGATCATGGATAGTAATGGCGGCTGTTGAAGGCATGAAAGATCATGGATATGCAAGATGGAATCATACAATAAGGTCCCTTCAACAATATACTAAGAATAATATCAGATCTTACTCCCAGGCTAAGAAGCTTTCTGGGCCATCTTCATCTGTAATTTCCCAGAATGTTAGGGATCATAAATTGAAACAATCTGAAGAATCTCTTAGAAAAGTTATGTATTTAAGCTGTTGGGGACCTAATTAA
- the LOC130807293 gene encoding uncharacterized protein LOC130807293, with protein MSSIKSRTWMVMAAVEGMKDHGYARWNYTMKSLQQHLKNNVRSYHQANKLSLISKKMKDEQTKQCDESLRTVMYLSCWGPNS; from the coding sequence atgagtTCAATAAAGAGTAGAACATGGATGGTAATGGCAGCAGTAGAAGGCATGAAGGATCACGGTTATGCAAGATGGAATTATACCATGAAATCTCTTCAACAACATTTGAAGAATAATGTGAGATCATATCATCAGGCTAATAAACTTTCCTTAATTTCTAagaaaatgaaggatgaacaaacCAAACAATGTGATGAATCCCTTAGAACAGTCATGTATTTGAGTTGTTGGGGTCCCAACTCTTAA